The following coding sequences lie in one Primulina huaijiensis isolate GDHJ02 chromosome 2, ASM1229523v2, whole genome shotgun sequence genomic window:
- the LOC140959686 gene encoding probable protein kinase At2g41970, with product MLCCGGAEEESFSGPPANQYTAPPKSGNPYPGGTNTGGSERGEPRISAARNGAPQKVLPIETPALSLDELNRLTGNFGTKSLIGEGSYGRVFYAKLRSGQQAAIKKLDTTSAPEPESDFIAQLSLVSRLKNEHFAGLLGYCLEANNRILAYEYATMGSLHDVLHGRKGVQGAEPGPVLTWNQRVKIAYGAARGIEYLHEKCQPSIVHRDVRSSNVLLFDDFVAKIADFCLTNQSSDTAARLHSTRVLGTFGYHAPEYAMTGQITQKSDVYSFGVVLLELLTGRKPVDHTMPKGQQSLVTWATPRLSEDKVKQCVDPKLNNDYPPKAIAKMAAVAALCVQYEADFRPNMTIVVKALQPLLNSKPAGPDSNS from the exons ATGTTGTGCTGTGGAGGTGCAGAAGAGGAAAGTTTCAGTGGTCCTCCGGCAAACCAATATACGGCCCCGCCTAAATCCGGAAATCCATATCCCGGTGGCACAAATACTGGAG GTAGCGAGAGAGGAGAGCCAAGAATTTCTGCTGCAAGAAATGGAGCTCCTCAGAAAGTTTTACCTATTGAGACTCCAGCACTGTCATTGGATGAACTAAATAGATTGACTGGCAATTTTGGAACCAAATCTCTGATTGGTGAGGGCTCGTATGGTCGAGTCTTTTACGCAAAGTTAAGAAGTGGGCAGCAAGCAGCAATCAAAAAGCTTGATACCACTTCAGCACCAGAGCCCGAATCTGATTTTATAGCTCAG TTATCCTTGGTTTCGAGGCTCAAGAACGAACATTTCGCGGGGCTGCTTGGGTACTGTCTTGAAGCAAACAATCGAATCTTGGCATATGAGTATGCCACAATGGGTTCTTTACATGATGTTTTACATG GTCGGAAAGGGGTGCAAGGGGCAGAACCTGGTCCAGTTTTGACCTGGAATCAGAGAGTGAAGATTGCTTATGGAGCCGCAAGGGGCATCGAATATCTGCATGAGAAATGCCAGCCTTCAATTGTCCACCGTGATGTTAGATCCAGCAATGTGCTTCTTTTTGATGATTTTGTAGCCAAGATTGCTGATTTTTGCTTGACAAACCAGTCATCAGATACAGCCGCTCGACTGCATTCAACTCGAGTCCTCGGAACGTTTGGCTACCATGCTCCAGA GTATGCCATGACGGGACAAATAACTCAGAAAAGCGATGTATATAGCTTTGGGGTGGTTCTCTTAGAACTTCTGACTGGGAGAAAACCAGTAGACCACACAATGCCTAAAGGACAACAAAGTCTCGTTACATGG GCTACTCCAAGACTTAGTGAAGATAAAGTGAAGCAATGTGTTGATCCAAAGCTAAACAATGATTATCCACCAAAGGCCATTGCAAAG ATGGCAGCTGTTGCAGCCCTTTGTGTGCAATACGAAGCTGACTTCCGGCCGAATATGACTATCGTCGTCAAAGCTTTGCAGCCTCTTCTCAACTCTAAACCAGCTGGCCCTGATTCTAATTCATAA